A stretch of Maniola hyperantus chromosome 15, iAphHyp1.2, whole genome shotgun sequence DNA encodes these proteins:
- the LOC117988914 gene encoding uncharacterized protein isoform X1, translating into MMSSQGMELQVEETPLALRRLWNLTRARLAGTSTALDVEPALVETLPSAQEPEIAPKSFIPTPSDYESDGEEAFPDVDVREQLEIPSKSFWTGSEIYEKEVLLDASTLGDVPAVYRVPAPAPHQMPVIGVYIDPRVRTGFRYKIRPMQALDAPLLSVKPRYLFGGKALTLESIGRGFARRLTFEPVDSTLNENTNYFWSDSRPEGFVFEIEAVSVGDKFTIYDANHEPQGTLEVVQQQKNQIELEQKISDDGTIEKRVKINTLCKVEWYENDDVTKLVPVTGVAILNKGRGNAVVTRVVNVAIGIKQLKKGYELKPGIKSSSRKITVNGSDIKDIPCQYSVVGLERYELPVIGTYIDPRIVPGFYYRVRAASSRHHLFEGRSLLLQSIGMGYGKRITFKPDTLNTPENYFWSDSHPEGVGMEPRAVHPDMKFTITGNGGLLGEAMVFRADLPQIEEKTEFVDVPGKQGKAVQKYIRVDVTCHVKLATTGGGSVDSEVHLMKVSGTALVRKEPHQTTAKLVKVFNVGLDSQLNLLFAHSQTELTFHPLP; encoded by the exons GAGCCTGAGATTGCACCGAAAAGCTTTATTCCAACTCCTAGCGATTATGAGAGTGATGGAGAAGAGGCTTTCCCTGATGTGGATGTACGT GAACAACTTGAAATTCCATCAAAATCTTTTTGGACTGGAAGTGAGATATATGAGAAGGAGGTTTTACTAGATGCAAGCACCCTTGGAGATGTCCCTGCTGTATACCGTGTACCGGCCCCAGCGCCTCATCAAATGCCAGTCATCGGAGTCTACATTGATCCCCGAGTCAGAACTGGCTTCAGATATAAAATCAGACCAATGCAG GCTTTGGATGCCCCTCTACTATCAGTGAAGCCTAGATATTTGTTCGGAGGTAAGGCCCTCACCCTCGAGTCAATTGGGCGTGGATTCGCAAGACGACTCACCTTTGAGCCCGTTGATTCAACTCTAAACGAGAATACCAATTACTTTTGGTCTGACTCCCGTCCAGAAGGATTTGTGTTTGAAATTGAAGCAGTATCTGTTGGAGACAAGTTCACTATCTATGACGCCAATCATGAACCCCAGGGAACACTGGAGGTTGTCCAGCAGCAG AAGAACCAAATTGAGCTCGAACAGAAAATTTCTGACGATGGTACTATTGAGAAGagggtaaaaataaataccttGTGTAAAGTGGAATGGTATGAGAATGATGATGTTACTAAATTGGTGCCCGTAACTGGAGTGGCTATACTAAACAAAGGAAGAGGAAATGCAGTCGTCACTAGAGTTGTCAACGTTGCTATTGGTATTAAACAACTGAAGAAGGGATATGAACTCAAACCCGGCATTAAATCGTCCTCAAGGAAAATCACTGTCAACGGAAGTGACATTAAAGATATCCCTTGCCAGTACTCCGTTGTTGGCCTAGAGCGATATGAACTTCCTGTCATCG gaACGTATATTGACCCTCGCATTGTACCTGGATTCTACTACCGCGTGCGAGCAGCCAGCAGCCGTCACCACTTGTTTGAAGGCCGTAGCCTGTTATTGCAATCCATTGGAATGGGTTACGGAAAACGTATCACTTTTAAGCCTGACACGCTTAATACACCTGAGAACTATTTCTGGTCAGACTCCCACCCTGAAGGTGTCGGTATGGAGCCACGTGCAGTGCACCCTGACATGAAATTCACAATAACAGGAAACGGG GGACTCCTCGGAGAAGCGATGGTATTCCGTGCTGACTTGCCGCAAATTGAAGAgaaaactgaatttgttgaTGTCCCAGGCAAACAAGGAAAGGCTGTTCAGAAATACATCCGAGTAGACGTAACGTGCCACGTGAAATTGGCTACTACAGGAGGTGGCTCGGTGGATTCCGAAGTCCATCTAATGAAAGTTTCAGGAACAGCACTGGTACGCAAAGAACCCCACCAAACAACTGCAAAGTTGGTGAAAGTCTTCAATGTCGGTTTGGACTCACAGCTAAACCTCTTGTTTGCCCACTCACAGACTGAACTAACCTTCCATCCTCTGCCTTAA
- the LOC117988914 gene encoding uncharacterized protein isoform X2 encodes MKMMKTLMCENCDCSCYECLCIRIIEEQLEIPSKSFWTGSEIYEKEVLLDASTLGDVPAVYRVPAPAPHQMPVIGVYIDPRVRTGFRYKIRPMQALDAPLLSVKPRYLFGGKALTLESIGRGFARRLTFEPVDSTLNENTNYFWSDSRPEGFVFEIEAVSVGDKFTIYDANHEPQGTLEVVQQQKNQIELEQKISDDGTIEKRVKINTLCKVEWYENDDVTKLVPVTGVAILNKGRGNAVVTRVVNVAIGIKQLKKGYELKPGIKSSSRKITVNGSDIKDIPCQYSVVGLERYELPVIGTYIDPRIVPGFYYRVRAASSRHHLFEGRSLLLQSIGMGYGKRITFKPDTLNTPENYFWSDSHPEGVGMEPRAVHPDMKFTITGNGGLLGEAMVFRADLPQIEEKTEFVDVPGKQGKAVQKYIRVDVTCHVKLATTGGGSVDSEVHLMKVSGTALVRKEPHQTTAKLVKVFNVGLDSQLNLLFAHSQTELTFHPLP; translated from the exons atgaaaatgatGAAAACACTTATGTGTGAAAATTGTGACTGCAGCTGTTATGAgtg CTTGTGTATTAGAATTATAGAG GAACAACTTGAAATTCCATCAAAATCTTTTTGGACTGGAAGTGAGATATATGAGAAGGAGGTTTTACTAGATGCAAGCACCCTTGGAGATGTCCCTGCTGTATACCGTGTACCGGCCCCAGCGCCTCATCAAATGCCAGTCATCGGAGTCTACATTGATCCCCGAGTCAGAACTGGCTTCAGATATAAAATCAGACCAATGCAG GCTTTGGATGCCCCTCTACTATCAGTGAAGCCTAGATATTTGTTCGGAGGTAAGGCCCTCACCCTCGAGTCAATTGGGCGTGGATTCGCAAGACGACTCACCTTTGAGCCCGTTGATTCAACTCTAAACGAGAATACCAATTACTTTTGGTCTGACTCCCGTCCAGAAGGATTTGTGTTTGAAATTGAAGCAGTATCTGTTGGAGACAAGTTCACTATCTATGACGCCAATCATGAACCCCAGGGAACACTGGAGGTTGTCCAGCAGCAG AAGAACCAAATTGAGCTCGAACAGAAAATTTCTGACGATGGTACTATTGAGAAGagggtaaaaataaataccttGTGTAAAGTGGAATGGTATGAGAATGATGATGTTACTAAATTGGTGCCCGTAACTGGAGTGGCTATACTAAACAAAGGAAGAGGAAATGCAGTCGTCACTAGAGTTGTCAACGTTGCTATTGGTATTAAACAACTGAAGAAGGGATATGAACTCAAACCCGGCATTAAATCGTCCTCAAGGAAAATCACTGTCAACGGAAGTGACATTAAAGATATCCCTTGCCAGTACTCCGTTGTTGGCCTAGAGCGATATGAACTTCCTGTCATCG gaACGTATATTGACCCTCGCATTGTACCTGGATTCTACTACCGCGTGCGAGCAGCCAGCAGCCGTCACCACTTGTTTGAAGGCCGTAGCCTGTTATTGCAATCCATTGGAATGGGTTACGGAAAACGTATCACTTTTAAGCCTGACACGCTTAATACACCTGAGAACTATTTCTGGTCAGACTCCCACCCTGAAGGTGTCGGTATGGAGCCACGTGCAGTGCACCCTGACATGAAATTCACAATAACAGGAAACGGG GGACTCCTCGGAGAAGCGATGGTATTCCGTGCTGACTTGCCGCAAATTGAAGAgaaaactgaatttgttgaTGTCCCAGGCAAACAAGGAAAGGCTGTTCAGAAATACATCCGAGTAGACGTAACGTGCCACGTGAAATTGGCTACTACAGGAGGTGGCTCGGTGGATTCCGAAGTCCATCTAATGAAAGTTTCAGGAACAGCACTGGTACGCAAAGAACCCCACCAAACAACTGCAAAGTTGGTGAAAGTCTTCAATGTCGGTTTGGACTCACAGCTAAACCTCTTGTTTGCCCACTCACAGACTGAACTAACCTTCCATCCTCTGCCTTAA